In the genome of Dermacentor andersoni chromosome 3, qqDerAnde1_hic_scaffold, whole genome shotgun sequence, one region contains:
- the LOC129380062 gene encoding 3-beta-hydroxysteroid sulfotransferase-like, which translates to MMQRRRPAHQMIDGVPRCINLSPRALRENLKFRAQKGDVVQITFPKSGTHWLMYITHLILREGHPMTSYEEFSKEWRFLEYMDIKDWTSSLPLRTFATHLPLHKRTMTGEGKYVYFARNPWDVCVSFYNMMTNVSSFEFQDGTFEDLVDTFVSGNFGYGDYFEHVGAGYALREEPNVFFATYEELKKNTREVVIRLAYFLGEQYGLALEEDEASLQKLLERSQPDYMRSAVVFDFSGKSMPEWQEALSRKKVTCKEGYEGDENKYSFVRSGKVGGWKDYFTPDLLRMMENRILEAEKESSFMDLWKDIRAEAIITMLNSE; encoded by the coding sequence ATGATGCAACGACGAAGGCCAGCCCACCAAATGATCGACGGAGTTCCGAGATGCATTAACCTCAGCCCACGCGCGCTAAGAGAAAATCTCAAGTTCAGAGCGCAGAAGGGAGACGTCGTGCAAATAACATTTCCTAAGAGTGGAACCCATTGGTTGATGTACATCACGCACCTCATACTCAGGGAGGGACATCCGATGACCTCGTACGAGGAGTTCTCCAAAGAATGGCGCTTTCTGGAGTACATGGACATCAAGGACTGGACCTCGTCTCTACCACTGAGAACTTTTGCTACACACCTGCCGTTGCACAAGCGTACAATGACCGGAGAAGGCAAGTACGTCTACTTCGCCCGCAATCCATGGGATGTCTGCGTCTCCTTTTACAACATGATGACCAACGTTAGCTCCTTCGAATTCCAAGACGGAACATTTGAAGACCTAGTCGACACTTTTGTAAGTGGCAACTTCGGCTACGGCGACTATTTCGAACACGTAGGCGCGGGATACGCTCTCAGGGAAGAGCCGAACGTGTTCTTTGCGACTTACGAGgaactcaagaagaacacacgCGAGGTCGTGATTAGGCTGGCCTATTTTCTGGGAGAGCAGTATGGCCTGGCTTTGGAAGAGGACGAAGCATCGCTCCAAAAATTGCTGGAAAGATCGCAACCCGATTATATGCGTAGCGCAGTGGTGTTTGACTTTAGCGGTAAAAGTATGCCCGAGTGGCAAGAGGCGCTCTCGCGGAAGAAGGTCACCTGCAAAGAAGGCTACGAAGGAGACGAGAACAAGTACTCGTTCGTGAGGAGTGGCAAAGTAGGAGGCTGGAAGGATTACTTCACACCCGATCTGCTCCGGATGATGGAGAATCGGATTCTGGAAGCTGAGAAGGAGTCCTCCTTCATGGACCTATGGAAGGACATTCGAGCTGAAGCGATCATAACCATGCTGAATTCCGAATAA